TCTACTTTCATAGTTGGAATATAAACTAAATATTCTATATTAAAAAGGGGATCacaaacaatttcatttgcatGTTTCCTCTGATTGACCAGAACGCGAAGACGATTATgtgctgtttttttaatttcaaaaaccgaGGAATATTTCTTGTACAATTCTCTGGATATTGTAACAACATTAAGAGACTTAACTTTTGATCTAAAGAAAACTTGGAAAGGACCGGTTGCTGATTCAGGGTACTGTTTGATTCGAGGCGGTTTTGTAGGCTCAGCATGCTTCTCCCCAGATGTAGAAGCATGTGACCTTGAATCTTGTATCTCTTTATTAAAATTGGCAACCTTAACCTGTTTTTCTGAATTCGAAAATGTGTGATTAGATGAGCATCGATTTAGAAAACCCGGGGTAATTGATTTATTCGAGGAATTAGAAGGAAAGGTAGGAGGTGGCATGAACGATGACAAAGCAGTTGGAGAAAAAAGCAATGGCGACTCAAATAAGACACGTGGCTGAATATCATGTGATGCAGATACATGTGCTGACGGTAAACCCGCGCGAAACAAAATTTCGGTCGTATTATAATCATCACTACAAGAGGTCCCCGGAAATGGGGAACCCCCGCTTTCATCACCCATCCGCAATGCAATCAATTGAAAATCTATCGATATGAAGAGAAAAACTGTACTCACTCTGCGTTTATCTTTTGTTCTGGTGATCACAAGGTCAGCTTAAAACTCTTACGCACTAGAGCACTACTAGACGGGCGAGCTCAATTTTTATCGACTGACTGCACCAACGTTTGGagaacgaatgatttttatcatttctattttGATCAATGATTAGCTTTCAGCCGAACCATTTTCAAAGATGGGAGCTGAATCCccatttcataaaattcataaGATGTATTGCACCAAGGGGCACAACCCCGAAGTTAAAATTGTCAATCTCAAAAACTGGCGATTGTATGATTAATACCTCGTCCAACGCTATACTCGCAGACACAAATTGCAGTGAGAAGGGAAAACGACATAACCCAATTAATAATTTTAGCTTAAAATATTATGGCCAGCACAACTTCATTAGGACTATAATTCTGGTCttcataaaaagtttatttattctatGCATCATCGGATCTTTACTAAAGCTTAAATCTGGCTGtttgtcctttttttaaaaacggcATCATGACCAATTTTTGAATCTTCGATTAAATTATTATGCTGTATACTTttgtttagcatttttttcgattctgagTTCTccgagcttttttttatttttccagcaACGTTGATGATGgttccaatttattttaatagtATTCCGACTCACGACATAACTCAAcgaatataattcctaaaattcacttggTCCATGCAACCGTTCTCTAATTtttcggacatcccacatttgtcagatcacgctccactccATGATGGTGTATGAATGATGATTGCGTTATTGAGATATGGtctgataaaattaataacaaaacagCAATATTTAAACCATACGAGCATCTTtcctactgccagtcaagatttcagATGAattgtgtatgaaatagtatcttcgTCAAATCTTTACAATAAGaacattttgatgaaaaataattttcataggaaaaaagtaaattaaaattatttcgcAAACaaagaaatcgattgaaaataagcctgaaaaaaatatttccaattaCTTGACATTGTGATTCCATCAACATTGCGACATTTTGTGCTCTTCGAATTTGCAACCCACgcgcaaggttgccaaaatcacagaaaaatctttaatttcacagaattttgagcaaattttcatcacagaatctgtgtcacagaacacatagttttaaattttcatagattacacagaatttttaaattctgaaaagaTTTCCgggattgtaaattttttttggacaatacaaaatcaagatttcttactttaaatttgaaaaatatgatgagattggtaatggtaattgattttcTCCATCTAAAATGTGCAAAAGACTCAATTTATCATTAATTTGCTttgaaattcaaggaaatacCATCACAGAAATTCATCACAGaacttttgggtaaaatcacagaaaatcattttctcaaaaacacagaattttttcggaAACCTTGCCCACGTGGCGTTAGCCAATTAATTGCTTAATAGCTTAATTATGGGTCAAATTTGCCGGTTGGGTCTATTCTTTTCCCAATTTCATTTAACTCTAACTTAATACTAAACACCACATTcaaatgaggcccttggagctaaaggggtataagtgtataaaagtttatttcgagaaaacacgcttttaagttatcgtgtttggccattttccatatatttttcgaaaattcatattttgctCTCCACCGaaaaagtatgtaaattaaattcgaaaaatctgaaaaaatcaccaaatatagtttgaaatatgaagagttgtttggcatcattaaattaaaatcgaccattttgtcactggctctgagggcctcaaatCAGTTTAACCGGAATTCATTTCAAGCATCACCGTTTAATACAAAACCACTGATTAACTCCCATTTTTTCCCCACACGCTGATTCAACAATTCTCACGATCAGACACAAAGCACAATTTCACGTTATTTAACTTTCATGGTAAGAATATGAGTATGTTCAATAGTTGAAACTTTTATCCTTCATAAAAGATCTAATTTATTTTACTTCTCAATTTCATCTATCCTCTACATTATGGTCATGAATAGGCTATTTTCATGACGGTTTTAtgagagcaaaacaaaacaagatgaaaaaatattaaaaaataaataaaaatataacctAACAATATAAAATAAGGTGGATGAAGTTCAAATATAGAAGACacaaaagaaaacataaaaaaaaaacagattattcAGAAAAAGGTGATGAAACTTAAACAACACAAAagtaaactaaattgaattgacaagaacTTACCAGAAAACAACAGGAAACGATTATACcgagtaaaaaaataaaactagataaaacaataaaaaacacaaaagaaaaCATCATGAAACAAACTATAAAAGGATTCAACAAACTAAAACAGGAGagaacaaaatgaaacaatctaaacaaaaaaaaaagacacgattttaagtaaaacaataaacattagCTTAAATAGACAAAACTAAATAGAACAAAATGAGattaacaaaaacaataacgaataaaacaaaacaagttcaactaatgaaaaaattacaaatgagaatgaaataaaacatatccaaAATTGAACAACATCAACAAGACTTACCTGGGAAGAAtatatattttatgaaatacgaggtgtaaaacaaaatgaaactcaataaaaacttaatcaaacaagataaaagtagatgataaatgacaaaaaacaggTCAATCCAAAGTGGAGGCTTCCGTTCGTTAACTtcttaataatatttttcaataatatttctacttattaaaatttaatgccTTTTATGTTGTATTTATCTTgtttacaatttgtttttttctttgaagtttgttttcttttgggTCTTCTTGATTTTAACTTTCATGTCTTTTTCCAGCATGATTCACCTATTCTCAACctatttattttagttttttttttaattatttggccttgttttactattttatcttgttttgtcttatttttatgttgcttaatctttttcaatattgagttaagttttttggttttattaatatgttttttcccattttaaccataaaaaatatgaaatttaatgtGGTTTTATCTTATTATATCTACACATTTAATTGTTTGCTCTTGTTCTAACCAGATTTATTTCCAATCATCtagttttatcatgttttatcGTGTTTAAGTTTGTTTCCTATTGAAGATGCTTCATCTTGATCTTCATCAAGCTTTATCTTCTTGTATCTGACTTCAACTAAATAGTTATATCAAGCTTTGCTTTATCTTATTAAATCTTTTCTAATTTATTGCATTTAGTTGTATTTATTTAAGCTATTCAGAGTCGTTGGGCCCAATTGCCATATATTGCGTTTTTTTCATGCAACTTTCAGTGATAAACagcattttcaaattgattgattgccccaattttggatttaaagatggcgtcagattGCGAATAttgacttctactcgctgaGAACTTTACAGaggttttaagtcatttacagcatttttaagttgagtggatgtcgccatcttggatttgaaGATGGCGGTGGACAtccaaatttgacttctactcgttaagccctttcacctaataggggaggagcgggctatatgcgcctattaagcagaacactgatttaatcaaatatcacatcgaatatgtgtacaaaaactatatacacgtgtgcaggcatctgttttctatacattggagtaatttttatgttcaaattttcttctgtttccaagaaaacgattttattataagtgttgtctaaaatgccgaacctcagaCCGTGCGGGCtgaatgcgcctatttatgttttgaacaaaatttctgttttctggcaatatttccgtataatttccgtacgacaaagctgaagttttataaaaatctatgtatattataattttatggaataaaacaaaagttagggttgccatactatgagggcagttcatccatgagaaaaacttaataaaatctgttttaagatcttcaattctctcttaatttgttattcagagcttagatttgaaggttcaatgataaaaatcatttatttattctattcaacctgttattttaggatggaggcattttacaaacatgatgggggcatacaaaaacactttattattccactatataatcattattaaaccactacaaaagctgaaatatgtttattatctaaaattcatttgagtaagaaacaaaaaccatcctagtttttgttttaagcttctttacgtataatatttaaaagtcgaaatattacatcaaaatgtatcaaaaccttgtatgatttttaaattttttttgagtttgtaaattcataaaattctttcttgccttatgttctatgcgtatcacccttaaaatgcattggtcagataagctgtctagtcagccatttcatcaaacagctgtagggtcatttaacccgataggctcatttaggaaacctttcccctactcaTACTTGTTTCATGAGATTATTGGTTATTTAAAGCtttgaaacgaaaaacgaaagcagccatcttggataaaaaatggcgtcaagcaacacattttttcttcttccagtTGGACCCTATCACTGTTTCGACATCTCGATCGAGAGCTGCCACTAAATTTAATTATGATTATAAAATCATGCACTATGTGCCTTTATAAAAACATGAATTAAAAAGCTTGGAGCATATTTCTTAACTTATGTTTTATTGCAGTTTTAAAAGAGCATACAGAACTCTTCCAAAAGTACTTAAACAGTATATTAAATAGAagatttattatcattttcagaactaccTTAACATTAATggttgaatctagaatctaagcATTTCCTAAcagttataaaactagctgcatATAAAATGTCACAATAAAACCTTAATAAACCTTTCAAATACTAGTTGgtttaatctgtgttacttggaaAGGAACGTGGACGATGCACACCATCTCAACTTCTCCAcgccgttcgtgctcaggaagaAATATGTCGCATATCACTTCCTGAGAACGAAACGAGACGGTGTGAAAAACGGCTATTGAAACCAAGTTTTTCATCAATCGGGTAAGTTTAGTGAAGAATTCAGTGTACTCCAATGTTCAAGAGACTAATaattaatcattaaaattacAACCTCGAAATGTGATAATTTGATAATATTCTTCATAAtatgaagtttttcaaataGCGTATTATATAACGTTTCAAATAAACCAGATCTATGGCTTAAGTCGTAATTTTTCCACAGAAGGACTTTCGTAAAAAAATCACGACCTCTCCCAATGGAAATGATAACCGCAACTCATTAACTCTATcatgatttttctttcttttattttcattccttCCTCACGTACAACCAATCGCTCACGGGATTAAACACGCCCAGGGCACGTGAATGGCGTAAACGTGATAGGGCTCACCCTGCAGGGTCCATCCGTGCCCGGGTTGGCCGTCTTGAAACCACCCGCCATCACCGGAGCCGTCTCAATGCAGCAAGGTGAGTGAATGCTCCATGAATTTGGGCCTATTTACCCAAAAATCTGTTGCCCTTGAAGGCAGGAGCGTGGAAATGTGATTAACGGATTGCTAATTAATCAGATAAACTTTCGTTTTAATCATGcccttttattcttttttatctttcttgGGTAAAAAAATCTGGAACCAGGTGACTTTATCAATGTGCCGCAGCTGAACTCCCTCCAGCCCCGGCAGCCGACGACCGGAAATGTGGATTTATTGCTCCCATTACAGCCAAAGCTGCTGGTTCCGCTTGGTGAGTAAACTAGAAAATCAATCACTGCGACTTGATACCCTCCGAAAAATCCGACTCATCTATCTGTTTGTAACCTTCTTCTTTTTAGTGGAACGTCGAGATTCGAACCGACTGCCGATGCCCCCAATCGTGGGCGGAATTGGGGCCACTGCAACGATGATGGCATCGACGGCCACCTCCACGGCAACCCTTATGACGACGACAACCGGAAATGGAATCGGCTGCGGCTCCTCATCAAACGGAACCGGATGTGGCGCGGTCAATTGTACCGGTGGCAGTGGTGGATCAGTTGCGCCAGTTGCTACCACGAATGTTGGGACAGCTGGAGCTGGACTTCTGGCAGGGGAGATTCCGTTGGAACCAAAAGTTACACTGCATAATGACTCCTGTTCCCAGTCATCTAATGATATCGATGAGGTGGACTCTATGGATGGGGAAGAAGTTTAACGATTTTAAAGGGATCGAGTGCAGGGCAGTCGATCTCGATAGAAAGTTTTTTGGGTTTGAAATGAATTCTactgatttgaatttttgaacaagCACAAACCCTGCAGTCTAGAAagctttgttttgattcgaaactcattaataattttttggagaattttttgataacgtttacatgaaaaaatttgaattttgagctTTAAATGGgagaaacttttaaaacttcTGTTAACTTGCTCTTAAATTTCTTTTGTCAGCACAAACTCAATCAGTGAAAATTCATTCCAATCCTAAATCCATTGACCATTGTAAGAAAGGACATTCAATCAACCAGCGAAGATAActaaatcaattccataatacTTTTTGTCATACAAAACCTAGTTTAAAAGTCAAATGCTAGAAAAAGTTTCACAGCATATGAAGatgaagcagaaaaaaacacCGTAAAAGAAAGTTTATCTCCAATCCTCTGTGTGGATCGAAGAAAGTCGGGAGCTAGAGTTTTTTGTACTTCCTCCAAGCCAAAGTAAAATTAATCGAATCGAAAACTTAGTGTCAAAgcagatgaagaaaaaaataacgtaACGAAGCCGGAAAACATTGATGCCATTTTTTGTTGTTACTCAACACAGTACATTTAAGCTTCTATGAGAGCCCAACCGGAGTGAATCACAACAAAGGAAAACGAAAAGTAGAAAAACATAGGCCAAAAAAGCACAAGTGATGATGGAAAATATGCTTTAATCATGAACTACGATGGAAGGAAAAACATagcaaaaaatacgaaaatatagattgaaaaaagtcagagCTCGATACAATCGAGGAAGATGATCGAAAAGTTCAGACAAGCTGAGCAGACAGGGGAAAAGTTTCccgatatttttttgtttgctagATACTTAGCTGAGagcaaaacgaaacaaaaagtaAATCTAAACGTATATTAATATATAGACAAACTTATTATTActgacagaataaaaaaaaaggtggaaaTAAGTGAACTTACCCGTGGCAGCCACggggaaatattttaaaactgatttcaaatctCTACACCGTTTaagagaatcaaatgatgttAATCGATATGAGGTGGAGATGTGCATTCAGATATGTTTATGTGTACGTAGTTATGAATcataatggaaacaaattttataatcgagacaacaacaaaaaaccaagaaaacaaaTAGGTACAACAGATTTCattggattttaaataaaatgttatttaaaacaaaataattaaaatttatttcatgtgAAATCCCGAAACCCCGAAAAAGGCATAAAAtaccaaagaaaaaaatcataagtaaTGAGTTGttcctttcaaaaataagttgaaTTTCGATTAGTactgaaatttatgaaaaaaaaaaatacaataaaggaagagaaaaggcaaaaaaaaaatcaaaacaaatcaatgatataaaaaaaaaaatcaaattgaaacaaaGATCTTATGCTAAAACTTTCAACAATATATTTAAAACATCACAGAAGGTAAAATAATAaagtcaaaaaataaacaaaacaataatttaaaaaaaaaaagaaataacgacgaaaatgacgaaaatgacaaaaatgacaaaaatgacaaaaatgacaaaaatgacaaaaatgacaaaaatgacaaaaatggcaaaaatgacaaaaatgacaaaaatgacaaaaatgacaaaaatgacaaaaatgacaaaaatgacaaaaatgacaaaaatgacaaaaatgacaaaaatgacaaaaatgacaaaaatgacaaaaatgacaaaaatgacaaaaatgacaaaaatgacaaaaatgacaaaaatgacaaaaatgacaaaaatgacaaaaatgacaaaaatgacaaaaatgacaaaaatgacaaaaatgacaaaaatgacaaaaatgacaaaaatgacaaaaatgacaaaaatgacaaaaatgacaaaaatgacaaaaatgacaaaaatgacaaaaatgacaaaaatgacaaaaatgacaaaaatgacaaaaatgacaaaaatgacaaaaatgacaaaaatgacaaaaatgacaaaaatgacaaaaatgacaaaaatgacaaaaatgacaaaaatgacaaaaatgacaaaaatgacaaaaatgacaaaaatgacaaaaatgacaaaaatgacaaaaatgacaaaaatgacaaaaatgacaaaaatgacaaaaatgacaaaaatgacaaaaatgacaaaaatgacaaaaatgacaaaaatgacaaaaatgacaaaaatgacaaaaatgacaaaaatgacaaaaatgacaaaaatgacaaaaatgacaaaaatgacaaaaacgacaaaaatgacaaaaatgacaaaaacgacaaaaacgacaaaaatgacaaaaatgacaaaaatgacaaaaatgacaaaaatgacaaaaatgacaaaaatgacaaaaatgacaaaaatgacaaaaatgacaaaaatgacaaaaatgacaaaaatgacaaaaatgacaaaaatgacaaaaatgacaaaaatgacaaaaatgacaaaaatgacaaaaatgacaaaaatgacaaaaatgacaaaaatgacaaaaatgacaaaaatgacaaaaatgacaaaaatgacaaaaatgacaaaaatgacaaaaatgacaaaaatgacaaaaatgacaaaaatgacaaaaatgacaaaaatgacaaaaatgccaaaatgacaaaaatgacaaaaatgacaaaaatgacaaaaatgacaaaaatgacaaaaatgacaaaaatgacaaaaatgacaaaaatgacaaaaatgacaaaaatgacaaaaatgacaaaaatgacaaaaatgacaaaaatgacaaaaatgacaaaaatgacaaaaatgacaaaaatgacaaaaatgacaaaaatgacaaaaatgacaaaaatgacaaaaatgacaaaaatgacaaaaatgacaaaaatgacaaaaatgacaaaaatgacaaaaatgacaaaaatgacaaaaacgacaaaaacgacaaaaacgacaaaaatgacaaaaatgacaaaaatgacaaaaatgacaaaaatgacaaaaatgacaaaaatgacaaaaatgacaaaaatgacaaaaatgacaaaaatgacaaaaatgacaaaaatgacaaaaatgacaaaaatgacaaaaatgacaaaaatgacaaaaatgacaaaaatgacaaaaatgacaaaaatgacaaaaatgacaaaaatgacaaaaatgacaaaaatgacaaaaatgacaaaaatgacaaaaatgacaaaaatgacaaaaatgacaaaaatgacaaaaatgacaaaaatgacaaaaatgacaaaaatgacaaaaatgacaaaaatgacaaaaatgacaaaaatgacaaaaatgacaaaaatgacaaaaatgacaaaaatgacaaaaatgacaaaaatgacaaaaatgacaaaaatgacaaaaatgacaaaaatgacaaaaatgacaaaaatgacaaaaatgacaaaaatgacaaaaatgacaaaaatgacaaaaatgacaaaaatgacaaaaatgacaaaaatgacaaaaatgacaaaaatgacaaaaatgacaaaaatgacaaaaatgacaaaaatgacaaaaatgacaaaaatgacaaaaatgacaaaaatgacaaaaatgacaaaaatgacaaaaatgacaaaaatgacaaaaatgacaaaaatgacaaaaatgacaaaaatgacaaaaatgacaaaaacgacaaaaacgacaaaaacgacaaaaatgacaaaaacgacaaaaatgacaaaaatgacaaaaatgacaaaaatgacaaaaatgacaaaaatgacaaaaatgacaaaaatgacaaaaatgacaaaaatgacaaaaatgacaaaaatgacaaaaatgacaaaaatgacaaaaatgacaaaaatgacaaaaatgacaaaaatgacaaaaatgccaaaaatgccaaaaatgccaaaaatgccaaaaatgccaaaaatgccaaaaatgccaaaaatgacaaaaatgacaaaaatgacaaaaatgacaaaaatgacaaaaatgacaaaaatgacaaaaatgacaaaaatgacaaaaat
This window of the Uranotaenia lowii strain MFRU-FL unplaced genomic scaffold, ASM2978415v1 HiC_scaffold_688, whole genome shotgun sequence genome carries:
- the LOC129760629 gene encoding uncharacterized protein LOC129760629, producing the protein MQQGDFINVPQLNSLQPRQPTTGNVDLLLPLQPKLLVPLVERRDSNRLPMPPIVGGIGATATMMASTATSTATLMTTTTGNGIGCGSSSNGTGCGAVNCTGGSGGSVAPVATTNVGTAGAGLLAGEIPLEPKVTLHNDSCSQSSNDIDEVDSMDGEEV